Within the Halobaculum limi genome, the region TTCACCTCGGAGGTCGTCGCTCGCCTCGACGCCCGGTTCGAGGACGACGTACGCGACGACGGCGGTCCCAGTCGTCTCGTCGTCGACGCCGACGGCGGCCGCTTGGTTCACGGCGTCGTGGTCGATGAGGACGCCCTCGATCTCGGCGGGGCCGACCTTCCGCCCGGCGACGTTGAGCGTGTCGTCGGCGCGGCCGTGCAGGAACCAGAAGCCGTCCTCGTCTTTCTGCGCCCAGTCGCCGTGGTTCCACATCGCCGGGTTGGTGAACGTCGACCAGTACTCTTCGAGGTAGCGCTCGTCACCCGACCAGAGGCTCTTGGTCATCGAGGGACAGGAGTCACGCGCGACGAGATAGCCCCGTTCGTGGGTGTCGGCGATGGAGTCGCCGTCCTCGTCGACGATGTCGATGTCCATCCCGAGTCCCGGCCCGCCGAGCGTACACGGCTTGAGTGGCTGGTCCGGCATCGGCATCAGGAAACAGCCGCATATCTCCGTGCCGCCGGAGATGTTGACGATGGGGATGTCGCCGCCGCCGACGTGCTCGTAGAACCACAGCCAACTCTCGGGGTCCCACGGCTCTCCGGTCGATCCGAGGATACGCAGACTGGAGAGGTCGTGTCCCTCGACGTGGTCGTCGCCGTACTTCCGTAGGGCACGGATCGCAGTCGGCGAGATGCCGAACTGCGTCACGTCGTGGCGGTCGATCATCTCCCAGAAGCGGTCCGGACCGGGGTGGTCGGGCGCGCCCTCGTACATCAGGACGGTGCCGCCGAACGTGTGGTTCCCGATGAGCGTCCACGGCCCCATCATCCAGCCGATGTCGGAGACCCACCAGAACACGTCGTCCGGCTTCTGGTCGAAGCCGAAGTGGATCTCTTTGGCGCACTGCATCTGGACGCCCGCGTGGGTGTGGACGATGCCTTTCGGCGTGCCCGTCGTCCCCGAGGAGTACAGCAGCATCGACTCCTGATCGCTGGGGAGCGACTTCGTCTCGTACTCCGATGGCTGCGACTCCACCGCGTCGCTCCACCACTCGTCGCGGTCTGCATTCCAGGGAACCTCTGTGTCTGACCCCTCGTCGTTCTGCTCACGGGTCGTTTCACTCCTCGTTCGCGTATCTGCGGCGCTTCGCGCCGCGCTTCCCAATCGGTCGTACACGACCACGTCCTCGACGTGGCCCACCTCGTCGATGGCTTCGTCGGCGGTGTCCTTCAGGACGACCTCGCTCCCGCGGCGATAGAAGCCGTCGCCAGTGAACAGCACCGAACACGCGGAGTCGTCGATGCGAGTCGCCGTCGCGTCGACGCCGAACCCCGAGAAGATGGGGACGGCGATGGCACCCACTTTGAAACAGCCGTAGAGGATGCTCATCACCTCGGGAACCATCGGCATGTAGAGGCCGACCGTGTCGCCCGTCTCGACGCCGCGCGATTCGAGGTAGTTGGCGACGCGATTCGCTTGCTCGTACAGGTCGCCGAACGTCACCTCGCGCGTGTCGCCGGGTTCGCCCTCCCAGACGCACGCCACGTCGTCGCGGGCGTCGCCGGTCGCGTGCCGGTCGAGGACGTTGTGTGCGACGTTGATCCGGCCACCGGGGTACCAGTCGGTGAACTGCGGGCCGTCGGTGTCGTCGCGGACGGCGTCGTACGCCTCGTCAAACTCCACCCCGAGGTAGTCGACGAGTTCGTCCCAGAACCAGTCGACGCCGGAGTTGGGTTCGCCCGCGAGTTCCGTCGTCGTTCGCTCGATCAAGGCCTCGTAGCCGTCGATACCGTACGCACGCTCGAACGCGCGGACGTTCGTCGCCTCGGCGACCGCCTCGTCGGGACGGTGAACCACGGTGCTGGTGTCGACCGCGTGGTCGGGGTCGTCGCTCATGTCCGGCCGTTTTTGCGGCGAGGGCAAGTAGTTTTACACCGTTCCGGATCACGGTCCACCGTCCGCGCGACAAGAGCGAAGTAGCCGGGCGTCGGCAATCGGGTATGACCGACGCCGACGCGGACGCCGCCGTCGACGAGTTCGACCCCACCACT harbors:
- a CDS encoding AMP-binding protein; its protein translation is MSDDPDHAVDTSTVVHRPDEAVAEATNVRAFERAYGIDGYEALIERTTTELAGEPNSGVDWFWDELVDYLGVEFDEAYDAVRDDTDGPQFTDWYPGGRINVAHNVLDRHATGDARDDVACVWEGEPGDTREVTFGDLYEQANRVANYLESRGVETGDTVGLYMPMVPEVMSILYGCFKVGAIAVPIFSGFGVDATATRIDDSACSVLFTGDGFYRRGSEVVLKDTADEAIDEVGHVEDVVVYDRLGSAARSAADTRTRSETTREQNDEGSDTEVPWNADRDEWWSDAVESQPSEYETKSLPSDQESMLLYSSGTTGTPKGIVHTHAGVQMQCAKEIHFGFDQKPDDVFWWVSDIGWMMGPWTLIGNHTFGGTVLMYEGAPDHPGPDRFWEMIDRHDVTQFGISPTAIRALRKYGDDHVEGHDLSSLRILGSTGEPWDPESWLWFYEHVGGGDIPIVNISGGTEICGCFLMPMPDQPLKPCTLGGPGLGMDIDIVDEDGDSIADTHERGYLVARDSCPSMTKSLWSGDERYLEEYWSTFTNPAMWNHGDWAQKDEDGFWFLHGRADDTLNVAGRKVGPAEIEGVLIDHDAVNQAAAVGVDDETTGTAVVAYVVLEPGVEASDDLRGELRDLVGEEHGKPFRPREILFVDEFPKTQSGKIIRRAIASVYEGEDPGDLSSMENPAALEALKDAS